GTAAACCAAGCACAAAATCTAAGCATAGGTAAAATGACATggataaataacaaaaatgaaatattaaaatttcactcAATCTACCTaacaatatacatatacttcGCAAATCCTAAATTCCCTTTCATATTTCCCGAAGATCAATAAGTACAAGCAGTCATTGTCTCGTTGCACGGAAAATCGAACAAAAAGAACAGAATATAACAACTCTGGAGTTACCGAGGGCTAGGCGGAGGGCGTTGAGGTCGCCGGACTCGGCGGCAGAGACTAGGGGACGGAGATGGAGTGGTATTTCGGAGTGCCCGATATCGTCTTCTTCAGCCAACTCCATACCTTCTTCGTCGAACAGAGCAGCGGCGTCCTCATCTCCACCGTCACGTCGACCGTCTGGCACCGCCATCTCAAACTGATTCGTGTCTTCCTGTAACAGCGGCTTCCTAGTAGCAGCTCTTGTTGCCTAAAACCCAGGGTTTCAACTTTCAACGCTTCTTCACTACCTTCACTTTTCCTTGgtgttttaagtttttatttaaaattattttaatcttttgcgtttatttcttaattttagtgttcttaaatttttaacttttatcttAATTCGATCTCTCTAATCATTTGCAGCGAAAATATGGCCgaagtttaattttttgaaggataaaatagttaattttgagtttgattttatcactttaggCCCTTaaattggtaaatttattagattaatcttttttatataaagaaaactatttctttatatttttatatggtgaatacgatgtaattatctcgtatggaaaatataaattttgaactcttgttaacataatattaacatattgcttaacttaaaataaaatagtattttttttatttttaaaagtaacaaaataaattaatattataaataaattttataaaatttatctaatctaaaaatataattaaaaaatctaagtctattttttaatccatgtcaaataaaattaaatcttaacaatgttattaaatattaacaagtacgattttataaaaaaaaatgatcgaATGTACTTTTattagattatttaatttaaaaacatataaaattaattgtaagaGGTTTTTATAAAtctatttctataaaatgtgactatatatatttagaaaactttttaaaacaaattttatatatataaaatccaccaaaaaaataaattaaaaaacataatctatcaaaattcttgttctaaaattcaaatatttaataaatattgttatggTGTAACTTTTTAAGACTTATGTTTAAgacttgataaaaaaaattaccgaCTTAAagttttttctaatattttcatataagaTAAGTTCTATGaaatttagtcaaaatttaggtTGTTTTTTAACTACTAAAAAGAGagatcttttatttaaattaagcaatatattattattatgttcgCAAGAGATCAAAGTTttcattattcacataaaataatataataagttatcttttttcatgtaaaaaaagaattaataaagagataaaattaatttattggcTATTTTACCCTTCAAATAATCAAAACTTGGCACCATTTTTGCCGGAAAATAGTCAGAGGGAtcaaattgagataaaaagtGAAGTGTAAGGTTAAGGAAATGAACTTGAGGGACTAAAGtgattctaaataaaaatttaagggaccaaatataatatctatcctaattttaattatgaactGTATTTCAggttatttaattattagaatttttaacaaatttggatataaatatgaaaagacgGTAAATCAAATTTTGGGATTACTTCACACATTTTGAAAAGCCCAATTCAGAAAGGCCCAATAATTTCTACAGGGCCCCACTATCCATattgttttcttaaaaaaaattatcatatcaacttttaaatatttaattcttttaatttatttttttctcttaaaatcaGAATAATTCtttagttttattataaaagaatatctttttatcgaaccaatttttgaatatccaaatttaccgtttaattcatttattccCTTTCCAAACTTTTTTGTTAGATTAGtactttcaatatttttaacaatgtatcaattatattttttttcctcttaacTGCTCGTTACTCCATATTTTTCGGTTATCTTCATCAcgtttattacaatttataattataatttattttattttataaattatatttttcttatcatttcacactataattcttttttacataCTTGATGGACAACATGctatgataattaattcatgataaaaagtaccaaaaaaataattttacttattttttttaaacgattataattataccaggAATGCTAATCATAACaattaatatgtattaatttttaatcataagggcattttggtgagttcattataaaaaataaatgaaaactaaCAACTTGAGCTAATTATTAGATTGCTGTTAAAATCagaaagatattaataattttttaaataataaaaagatatttataattatactaaattaaaaaaaaaatcattgtaatttaccctataaaataataggagaaaagaatttgaagcCGGAATTTGAGGCAACATAGGATAGGAGGGGTGGGAAACTGGCAGCAAAGCATCATGTGTCGTCCATCTCCCTTTCATAGTACCACCTGAATCTGAATGTTCCACCCAAAGTGATCACATGATTAGGTTGTTTAATCCGTGACAGGTGTCAAACTGTCAGCGTTTGATTTGATGCAAGTACACTGATCcatcatcttattttatgcAGTGGATAATGTTATAAACACATTCATATTTAACTTAGTTAAGTGTTTAACATTCTTGCCATGCATCTTCACAGCCTCAACAAAACGGTGGCGTTTGCCTGTCAATTACAAGTACGGACTAGTTGGGGAGAGGAAGCAATATTAGTCATTccattaataattacttaatcaGACACAAAAATGAACTTTGATCACTGTTATTAATCAAATCTGCAAACAACACTACGAGTAATTACTCACCTGATACTTATAACCcggaattttaatttaaatcgaGTTTGATCGAACTTGagtcaattatatgataagtacaATACATTTATCATGTAACTTGTGtacaatttagaaaaaaataatcaatcacacAAATATAACACATTTAGTTTGATTAGACCCAAcctaattttgataaaagaaatttcaaatttaacaatatttataatataattaatcaaatttaattcgaCCAAAAATTTTCTCGCACgaatttaattaacaagtGTTTTATCTCATACTCTATATTACCAATTATGCatgataaatacataaattattttcttgaatatatatttacgtGGATCATATATATTCAGAATGCATtcataatgaaataataaaatacgaCACTCAAcattcaaaataaagtaaaatattaaaatatatatatgtgtatactaatataaaagaaagatatttttcattcataaacGACAGTTGTAACATCAATGTACGAATTTTTTTATCGTGTCGACGATAGTacttttactattattattttataaatgtaatgtgttgatgtatatattttatttttatctataatatattttaaaatataaaaaaatatttattatatattgggCAATTAAGACAACGTATCACAATgacttataaatataaaaaggaaaaggggTAGCTGATGGAATAAGGCATGATGTTATACTTGGCTGAAGGTGGAAGACTGATCAAACCCAAGCCGACTTCGCTGTCATACTCTGGACACGctatgtctatatatataatatagagtgagagagagagagagagagagagagagagagagagaattcaTTCCAAATGCTTACTTCTTTCAATCAAATAGATGCAACTTTAATTATGTAAGTTAATTGGTGCAGGagcaaaaatattactttttttttaaatttataaaattaaaattataatttaattaggttATGTGCAaatcacatataattttttagttgaatTGACTAGAAAATGActcaaattatcaaaaattttaaaattacaaaactaaattacgaaaatcaaTTCGTGCAAACAGAAAACGATACCCTtaattataagactaaaattgaaactttTCCTATACATAAAAGAATAGAAATAATCATGAATTTCTTCTATATATAACATTTTGGTGGAGATACAAAAGAATCAAACCCTAGCTACTAATTAACAATGGCcctaaaactaattaaatattaaattcttgCTGTATGCATGCATGCtcagataaatattaattcacaaaagaatttaaatgaatttatatctGTCTAGTAATGGCAATCAACCAATGGGGAAGCAGAGAAAACTATGACTTGTTCTGTTGGTCGGAATGAGAACTTGGATTCTCTGTGATGATCATGATCTTCCGGGGCAGGCAGATTCAGGTCTAACGACAACAGATTCCTCGGCCTCTTCGCTTCTTGAGGCTCCCCGTGGTTGCTCGCTGCCGGCAACGGCCTGTGCCGCCGCATGTGGCCGCCTAAGGCCTGACCGGAGGTGAATTCAGCACCACATATTGAGCACTCATGAACCCTTGTCTTGTTCTTGTTGGGGCTGCTCGGAGTTCTGCTCGGAatttgaagagagagaattgtAGTGTCGTCATGCTCGCCGTCCGATGGAGAACTTTCTTGCTTATGATCTCTTGATGATGAAGCCTTCTTTTCATCTACGGCTATAATTGGCTTAGTGGGTTTCTTGTGACTCGCTCTATGGCCACCCAACGCTTGGAATGACTGGAAACTTTTGTTACACGTCTTGCACTGATAAACCTCCGCTGCCGGGCTCCTGTTAACTGCCGCCGCCTGCTTCTGGTCTCGTCCTTTGGCCAAGAGAATCAAACAGTTGGCCAtatcttcttcctcttcgTCTCTATATAATCGTGCCAGCTCAACCGAATCAGAACTGCCGGCCGAAACCTCACTTACAACACCACCACGAAAACCCACCCCATACTCGGCGGCGGTGGTGGATGAGCTAGTGGCCATGGTTATTCCAAGAGGCGACGGCGTCCTTGGCCGCTTGCTCCTCTTCCCCTTAATCATAACCACTTCTAACTCTTGAGCTTGCATATGTGATAATTTCTCCTTAATTTCTCTCTGCTTCGGACCAACAACAAGTACGAGAAAAATTAAGGAAAGAAAAGGGTGTTCTAAATTTGCACTTCCGACTTACCAAAGTTTGCAAGAATGTGTGTGTGATTAGTAATTGAGCAAGTAGTGagatatacatacatatatatataatgtatatatatatgtattgagAATCGGTTGGCTTTGCTTTGAAGCAATTACTTTTTGGGAACGATTCGTTGTGGAGGATTAGAGTGCAAGCCTGGCACCACACAATTTGCGCTACCTTCACCACTCCACTACTTCccccctcttcttttttttaatcataatcacaatattaatattaattaattattagtttatttcttcttaaattagtatttatttaataattttttatccttaattttGTTCTTCTATCAAATACTAGTACGTAAAGTATTTTCATATATGTTGTGATTTTATCCCACTCTGAATATTTATACTTCACATCAAAAAGTTACTTGTTCGAGCGTcctgtaatatttaattatctttaaatatttttttaatttaaaattattaatatatttaatcaattttttattaggacGGACATTTGTGAGTCCTAATTAAGCAGATTCCCAGCAGTAAagattgattaaattttgttaattaaatgatatgGATTGCAGCAGAGCAGCCCACTAATTACGCcaatgattaaattaattgatgaaatgTTATGGTTTTCACCCCCAATGATTGCATGCAGCTAGTAAAGTACGGAATAATGGCACGTTCCCTTacatgctatatatatatatatatatatatatatattctatctatactaatacgaaaaacaaaaattctttCACATTCACAAATAACGGTTAATGATACATCTGCACTAGTATTTTGTAAAGTCAAAAATATacttcatgataaaataaccaacttattcaactttttaaaatttacattaattgataaattattttttttgttctttctttttattaatataatgtactggtttatatattttactcttatttatattatattttaaagcgtaaaaaaatagttattatatgcacgtaggaACAACGTGTCACATCCCCTTTAGAATTATTATACTACCACTataccaaattattataatacaaaaaaaataccttcaatttttcaattcatGTTAAATTAATGACTCAATCAAGTTcctttagaaaattaatttcatgcaATTACATGgactcaaaaattaaatttaatcccATTTTATTTAAGCTTATTGTTAGCTGAAATAAcataatagtatttatttttacatgtatatataatcatcATTGTCAATAGAACATATATCATctaaattgtcaatttttaatttaatttgagaaaaatatgtattaataattaatacattaaaaatgttaccaaataattttgcGTGTGGGTTTGTAAGGAAATggcaaattttaatataaagaaacgattatgaatttcaataaaataaaatattactaaaaattatgcTTGCAGACAGTGTGTACCACTATATCTAGTATATAGTACAGAAATTATTCAACCACTTTATTCATTAGTATGACATTTATTACTTTCACGCGACCTCGAACTGATTTAAGTATCGGAGAGTTTTTCCTAGGGACCATTCATCAAATCTACctatcttttctcttttcaagtCTTCCAGATTTTTTATCTGAACCATCCTTAGAGCGAACTCGATCTCCTATCCGATCAATTTTACAATCgtataattattagaaaaaaaaaagggatttTAAGTCAAAATAAAGTAGCTGTGGACGATGTTCAAGTGCATGTAAAATGTCAATAGGGTTGACTTAAATTCCATAATCATTACcttaattactatttaattgCATCAAATGCCCAACACATGCAATGTTAATAATACCCAAAATTATTcgtaaggaaaaaaaaaaaatatacgtgCAGTCCAGCACGTATACACACTAAACTGctaatcataattaatgttgtaattaagcaaatattattaatctcAATTAAAGTCTACGTCACTTATTAGTAGtttaaatacttaattaagacatatataattattaaaagcgtTCTCATTATATAATAACATATCCATTATTGAATCCCAGAtggaaaatgtaaaaaaattaaataaattaaacatatacaGATTAGAAATAGGGCGGTGGCTGCACAAAGCATCTACACTACAGTACCCGATCAGCAGAGAGATTCTTGGCGTAATTTGGATTATACGTGAAAAATCGGCGAGGAAGAGGAAGGCACGCCactgtgtgtgtttgtattgCCAgcataaataagtaataattacacttagacccctcttaaaatctaaaatcatatttttccaCAAAAGCTTTTGAAATTCCATTTACACTCCTAAGAGTTCTctgttttgttaatatttagacaaaaaatattgatgtgaaaaaaaaaacataaaaaaatttaatttatacccATCATTCAgcattttgtatattttacaaacaaaaataccctagtaatattttaatacttgtaaggggtaaatataatatatgtaaactCAAACGGGTATAActataatacaatattttttttccttattgctattggataaaaaataatcgttgataaatgaaaaaattagttatattgtcaaaaatttatacgaaatattgaataatgtgtaaaattagaaatttaagtatttttttttgctaaaatcaACATTTTTTGTGGAATCCCTGATAAATTAggttcaattataaataaagaatctCGAAGGGggtaaaagaataattttaaaaaatatataatttaatatttttaaagtgatCTAGCtataattaaccaaaaataaaaatcagttGTAGTCCGTACGTAAGGCATTTATTTCTATTCTTTACTTTCTTTCTCTTAGGAGGAAAAGTTGCTacaaagaaaccaaaaagCATCGTTTTGATTGGTAATTGTGTGTGATGGATTTTGCTTATCTTATTAGTATTGTTATTCTTTTGAACGCTTTTAAGCTCATTTTAGTATCATATATCCATGTAGTAGCATCTCTTATGATCAAtacttcaacttttttattaatgtactatattttaatatttgatttaattctaAACACGTAGTGTAtctatagttataattttttaaatatacaaaaaataataatatatgtaggtatatattaaagaaaatatgtagGTAAAAACGTCTCACATTGATTGCAAACGAGATATTTGAACGGCTTATAAGTTTTAAGACCTCATCTCTTAACgagatatatttttcatgacaAGACCGTAAAACTTATATGTTACCTCAGGCGGATAATACCTTGCGCAACGGGACACCGATTGCTAAGTCACACGCCATATTATTTAGCACCATCTATGAGAACAAAGCCATGTGCCCATCCCAAGACCCTCATCTGGAGGGTTGATGATGTAGGCAAGCTCCCACATTGGTTGCAAATGAGGAGCTTGAGCGTTTTATAAGCCTAAAACCTCCTCTCCCTAGCGAgacattttttcataataaaatcataaaagcaTGTCGGTgaaattatttcctttttcacaGTAATATATACttgtcaaatattttaccaAACTGCAATATTTTGGACgacattataaataaaaagcaaTAGAACTAACGAATAAtgatgctattttttttaatataaaagtaatatcataaataattcaattaattcatgtaatattaaattaaaattgttaaaatcagAATAATTTGGGTGATTGATTATTGGAGCTCCACTCTTTGAAATAATGATCAAATCATAAACTAAACtatttatgctaaattttgagttcCAAATTAGTTAACACCACGTTGTACAACATGAACACGTACTGCTACTAAATGTTTTCTAACTGCTCCaataatattctaattaataagcaaaataaattttctttattttttttatctgtttaattaaattttatctcaaaataatttctcaagcTATTCATCTATCTATCTAATTTATCTAAATGTGTTCATTATCTAATTACTcgataaaatcaaatactagGTCTAGCATTTATATAACCACATACGTCTACATATAGACTCAAAGCAACAACGGCTGCTCCTACGAGACCTAGCCCCTCTACTTCATCACTCTTTCAAGCTTGAggtcaaaattaaatacatattgtataatgtaatttttatataagtggtgcgtataaattaaataaaataattaaaaaataaaataaaataatttaaaataaaaaaaattcaatccgatCACACAGACCTTTTATTGCAAAGaccatataattagttgtatTGATTAGTCCATCAAGACTGACACTAGCCAAAAACgtcaataataattgaatCGATAGACATAGTTAGCTGTAGGGGTGGCAATTAAATGCACAATGCAGCATGTCCAATTAATCATATAGTCTTGATTGTTTCTCCGGTTCTTGCAAGCTCATTTGCGTGCTAAAccaagtaattataataataataataataattagtttaacTTAAGTGCGTCTTTAGAGGAAGATGTTTGATGATGAATTAGCAGGAGAGAGAGGTAATTAAGGTACGTGCAGTCGCTGCTACCTGACTCTATTTCCAGTCTCCGCACACACACTGCCACAGTGTCATCCAATCATGAATTAGAGTCAAGTCAACCATATATGTCTCCTTCTACTTGTTGCTTATAATTACTCTTCTCCACTTAGGCATTGCCTCCTGAATAATTTGGCGGCCGAAGCCCGAAGCTTCACTCTCTCTTCATTTGGGTCGAGTTCCTCTATAACTTTGAGTTGACTTCAAGAACAAATGGGTTGTAACTTGGTAATGATTTAAGATACGCGTCTCACCAGTATGTCGAACTGAATTATTGATAGTTGGCCTACGCACACAAATTACTAGGTTAGTTGAGGAAAATCATTCGAAGTTTACGTCAATTTAGGATTCGAGGTTATAAGGGGTCGTATCTTTATGTGGAGTGCGATCTTGTGGTAATAAACGTATACCTgttaaatgaattctttattatttatagacACTCATGTATCTGTACAGGCTACGTATCAATAGCGTagtcattggatgagtgtcaaCTTAGTGGCTATTTAATCTGGTTGTCGGATTAAATGGGTTGGATCTCAAAAGACGCGGATCTTTAGAGGTTTTGggcattttttttgtttcatctcGAGGATATTTTGAATCTTTTTCATCCAACACTGTCGTTTCCTAGATAAATTACGTGATgattcaactttatttatcTTGGTCGCGGGTGATTACAAATgactaataaatgaaaaaaatatttaattaaaaattatgttggtaattattattaggagTAAACTATGGGATATTTACACAAGTtacccttaattttttaaataattatacatacacccacaaaaaatattgacatcatttatacaaaccaccccattttttttttaaaattccacATACACCTCtaagaaatatttgtcattattacacaaactaccattatttttttgctatcaAGAGTGGTTTCTACAATTATGCAAAAAGTTgaaatgatttgtataaacaAACAGTATGTCAagggatgtaaatataattacccCTTACTATTATTGATGAGTCGATgaccaattaaaaaaaatagctttagataatagttatttatataagGCAAAGATCACACTTTTGATCCCACCAAACAGAGTGATTCTTATTTTTgatctaaaattttacaaattgaaCACTTATAATCCCAAtactctaaaaaaaataatattttcggTTCCATTCggttaaatattaatgaaaatggtACGTGTTCACAATGTGCAGTAATTAATCAACGATAGTTGGAGGCAAAAAAAGGCCCTCGGCCATTAGTTAGtttgtgaagaaaaaattggcTTCAAAAtatggattaattatatttttattataaaaaatagttggaGGCAAAAAAAGGCCCTCGGCCATTAGTTAGtttgtgaagaaaaaattggcTTCAAAAtatggattaattatttttttattataaaaaaaataaaaaaattatattaatataattttttttaatattataatattattattacgaGTCGCGGTtagatttaaaattgatttttttaaaaaagatcgTCAAGTCGCAATTTTGAATCGCGAATTGATGTCGtgattacaataatataaatttaatcaatatcgCTTCTTGGGGAAATCACAAACCCCCTCCCCTTAATTTCTCCCTCCATTTGTTGCTCAGACAAGAATCAAATAGATAAAGCAAAATCCCAACTGGATCTAAATAAATCCTACAGAGTCAATGGGCTAGCCCAGATCAAAGCCTCACTTTATCATTGAACTCGCATCTCTTTATCAATTGTCACAAAACGGATCCTACTCCCGGCCTGATTCGTGCATGGTCTAAGGCTGGTTCCAGCCTCAATCGGATCAATTTATGAATTGggtttgaatttaaaaatatattcaattcgAATGCATTGAAGGCTTAATACCGCTTCAAAATCGATCATAAATAGTATTAGATTGATCCCGACCAAGTTTTTTTGGACTGGTTAGTGCTGGTCTTGAGTCGGCTATATTGATTTAAGTGAACCAAAAACTTGATATGCAATTACTGAATCGAATCTGTCGATTATATTCagtaaataaccaaaaaaatttcaatttgattaaGTACGgtacaataa
This Sesamum indicum cultivar Zhongzhi No. 13 linkage group LG5, S_indicum_v1.0, whole genome shotgun sequence DNA region includes the following protein-coding sequences:
- the LOC105161346 gene encoding zinc finger protein ZAT5, with the translated sequence MQAQELEVVMIKGKRSKRPRTPSPLGITMATSSSTTAAEYGVGFRGGVVSEVSAGSSDSVELARLYRDEEEEDMANCLILLAKGRDQKQAAAVNRSPAAEVYQCKTCNKSFQSFQALGGHRASHKKPTKPIIAVDEKKASSSRDHKQESSPSDGEHDDTTILSLQIPSRTPSSPNKNKTRVHECSICGAEFTSGQALGGHMRRHRPLPAASNHGEPQEAKRPRNLLSLDLNLPAPEDHDHHRESKFSFRPTEQVIVFSASPLVDCHY